The Chitinophaga caeni genome segment ATCGTATCGAAAGCCAGATAATTACCCACTATCCCAAGGACGTGGAAAGCTCGCTACTCATTACGGAGCAAGAGGCGAACCTTTTACCGGCACAGGAAAAAGTGGTGCATGTTCCCGACATTCTCAAGCGCTTGATCGAACAAGTTGCCTTCGAAGCAAGGAACAGTGAACTGGTGGATAAAAAAAGCGGCGTATCCGCCCGTTTAACGATCGCCGCATACGAAAACCTGGTAAGCGCCGCGGAAAGAAGAAGCTTGATCAACAAGGAAAAAACGACGATGACGCGGATATCGGACTTACACGGCATCATCCCGGCAATTACCGGGAAAATAGAATTATTGTACGAAGGTGAACAAGAAGGTGCGGCACAAGTAGCCTACAACCTCTTGGAAAAAGCCATCCGCAATTTATTCGCCCAGTACTTCCCCAACCCGGATTCGTTCAAGAAGCGCAAACAACCAATCGATCCTGCTTCCAACCCTTACCGCCCGATTATTCAATGGTTTGACCAAGGTAATAGTTTACAGGTATTACAACATTGTAGCGACAAACAATGGGAAACCAACCTGAAGAAAGTAAACGGTTTGAAAGAGTTGATCGATGCGCGGTTTTCCGCCGCCAATAACAATGAGAAATTATTGATGATGGAATTTGTATTGCATGGCTTGGCCGCTTATTCCTTGATCAGCAAGAAATCTATGGATAATAGCACTACCTTCTCCGATCTGCTGGGCACGATCATGAACTTCGGCAGCGATATTGAAGAAGATGAAGATGATCCGTATAACATTTAAAACTTGCCAAATTGTTTATATACCCTGGCCCACCATTCATAAAAAATGGTGGGTATTTTTTTATATTGGAACATAATTTTGTTTATCTTGTTAGCCACTGTCTTTTTTTCCACGTAATAAATCTTTTCATTATGACAGGCTTTTCTCGAAGAAACTTCATTCGATCGGCATCGACGATTCTTGCCGGCACAGCACTTCCCGGAGCATTACATGCAATACCCAGGATCAGCGCCAATGACAAAATCAATGTTGCAGCTATCGGCATCAACGGTATGGGCTGGACGGATCTAAGCGCCATGCTGAAACATCCCGAAGCACAATGCGTAGCTTTATGTGACGTTGACAAAAATGTATTGGACAAGCGGGTCGCGGAATTAGCAACAAAAGGAATCAAGGTTAAAGCTTACCACGATTACCGCGACTTATTATCCAACAAGGATATCGATGCAGTTATCATCGGCACACCGGATCATTGGCATTGTTTGCAAATGACGGATGCTTGTGCCGCCGGGAAGTCCGTGTACGTTGAAAAACCTATCGGTAACTCGATCGTTGAATGTCGCACGATGGAAGCTGCACAACAGAAATACAACTCCGTAGTGCAGGTTGGGCAATGGCAACGCAGCCAGCAACATTTTGCGGATGCCATCGACTTTGTACATTCCGGTAAACTCGGCCAGATCAGGCTGGTCAAAGCTTGGGCTTACATGGGCTGGATGAAATCGATACCGGTAGTAGCTGACGCTGCCGCACCGGCGGGGGTAGATTATACAACATGGCTGGGCCCGGCCACCAAGCGACCATTCAATGCCAACCGTTTCCATTTTAACTTCCGCTGGTATTGGGATTACGCAGGTGGGCTCATGACGGATTGGGGTGTACATTTACTCGATTATGCCCTTTATGGCATGAAAGCACAATTCCCTAAGTCGATCATGGCCGCAGGTGGAAAATTCGCTTATCCCGATGATGCCGCCGAAACACCGGATACGCTAACAACCGTTTACGAATTCGATGGCTTCAATTTGCAATGGGAACATGCAACCGGAATTGACGGTGGACCATACGGACGGGATCACGGAATTGCATTTATCGGGAATAAGGGCACCCTGGTGCTGGATAGAGGCGGTTGGGAAGTGATACCCGAAGGCAACAAGATGGAAGCCGTACCGCGCCAAAAGAAAATGGATGACGGCGTATTTTTACATACTAAAAACTTCCTGGATGTAATAAAATCTAAAAACCTGGGGCAACTGCATGCACCTATACAAGTTGGGGCACATGTTGCTGTAAATGCTCAAATGGGAAACATCGCCTTTAAAACGAACCAGAAAATTCATTGGGATGCCGCGAATGATCGTTTCCAGGAACAGGCAGCCAATGAATACCTTGCAGCTAAGTATCATAATGGTTATAGCATTCCCAGAATTTCATAACAAAGGATAAGTTAATAATATCAAATTTTAACATACAAATATTCGATACAAACATGCGTAAAATCACTTTTACAGCAGCGCTTGCCCTGGTAACATTCATGGTGCAAGCCCAGGACAAACCGGAAGATACCGAAGTTTGGAAGCCTGTTCCGAAAGTTATCCAACCGGGCACTTCAACGAACACGGCTCCATCTGATGCGATCATTTTATTTGATGGTAAAAACTTAAATCATTGGGAATCTGAAAAAGGCGGCCCTGCCCAATGGACAATTTCCGGCGGCGCCATGACCGTTAAAAAAGGAACCGGCGTTATCAAATCGAAAGAGAAGTTTGAAGATTTTCAATTGCATATAGAATTCCGCACCCCTGAAAAAGTGGTAGGTGAAGGGCAAGGCCGTGGTAATTCCGGCATCTTCATGCAAAGTTATTACGAGCTACAAGTATTAGACAACTACAATAATGTAACCTATTCAAACGGCCAAGCCGGTAGTTTCTATAAACAAAGAATCCCCTTGGTAAACGCCTGTAAAAAACCGGGAGAATGGCAAACTTATGACGTGATTTGGACTGCTCCGCGTTTCAATGAAGACGGCAGCCTGAAATCTCCGGCGAGAGCCACCGTATTACAAAACGGCGTACTAGTACAAAACAACGTATCATTGGATGGCGAAACCCTTTACATCGGTAAACCATCCTATAAAGCCCATGGCGCCATGCCCTTCATCTTGCAAGATCATGGCAACCCGGTAAGCTACCGGAACATATGGGTAAGAAGACTTTAAGTCAATGTGCATTTTAAAAACGAGAAAGGGGTTCGCTGTTATGGGCGGCCCCTTTTATCTTTATAAAAGATGATGATAAAAAGACATTATTGTCCGACTAAATTTTCAATGAAAAAATTATCATCGCCACAATAGTTCGATTCAATGTCCACCTGCACATTTCTTTGTACTTATTAGCTTGCCCAAAAAATGTACCCAAAAAGGACATAAATTGGCCATCACGGCCGCCAATTTGATCGCTCGATCCAGCTTTTGTGCTACTGTATGGCTTCGCTATCAAAGGTGCGAAGCGCCACCGTTTTCTTGGCGGGGCTGAATAGATCATCCTTCGTTCATGTCCTTGACCAGGTAAGGGATCCGAGTAAATTTAATGCAATTTTAGCCGGGCAAGAACGATAAAAAGACATTAAAATGTAAATTAAAAAAGAGTATCAATACCCCAACAACACACTACCCTCCGCAACCAACCGTGAAATCCATAAATCCTTCTAAAAATCCGTGAACGTAGTTAGGATTTATTACGTTCCTTCATCTTAATACCCGCGATCAGCCCGATAAAAGCCAGCAAAACGAAAGCCGAGCCCAACAAGTAATACACGTTACTACTACGCATGGCGCCACCATCGGTCATTTTCTCAGGCGAAGTATTAAAACCCGCGATCAGGAAACCCGCTCCCGCGAAAAAGAAAACGATCAAACCGATGTAATACGAAGGCTTTGGGCGACTATTTTTCATGTATGGAAATTACGATGAAAGTATGATATCAATATAATTGTGGTGAGGATTTTACAAATGGATGGGAAAAGAATCAATATGAAAATTATGTAGTAGCTTCGAAACTTCCATGAACAAAAAAGCCGCGACATGATCGCAGCTTTCTCTTGGAGGTCCCGAGCGGATTCGAACCGCTGTAGGAGGTTTTGCAGACCTCTGCCTAGCCACTCGGCCACGGAACCATTTTTGTTCGTTGGGATTGCAAAAGTAGTAAATTTTGGATATTTGCCAAATCTATTTTCATTTTATATTTAAAAAATAAAAATAATTATAAATCGATAACCTATTGATTATGGATAGAATAGCTGAATCTGAACTCATTCTCAACAGCCGTGGCGCTATTTATCATCTCGACCTCAAACCGGGCGAATTAGCGGATACGGTTATCACCGTGGGCGACCCCGATCGCGTCGCGAATGTCAGCAAACATTTCGATAAACTGGAAGGTAAATTCCAACACCGCGAGTTCGTTACCCATACCGGTTACGTGGGCGACAAAAGAATCTCGGTTGTGTCTACCGGTATAGGAACTGATAATATTGATATCGTGCTGAACGAGCTGGATGCCTTGGTGAATATCGATTTTGATAGTCGCACCATCAAGCAAGCATTACAGTCTTTAAAAATTATCAGGTTGGGTACAGCAGGCGCTTTGCAGGCTGATATCCCGGT includes the following:
- a CDS encoding sigma 54-interacting transcriptional regulator; translation: MQHIKTLGELKKSGYKSRSVKEEIRENLITHLKSKTPTFPGIIGYEDTVIPETETALLSRHNILFLGLRGQAKTRMARQMIDFLDEFIPVVAGSEVNDDPFAPLSRYAKDLIAEMGDKTPIEWLSREERYGEKLATPDVSVADLIGDIDPIKAAHQKLSYADERAIHFGIIPRSNRGIFVINELPDLQARIQVALFNILQEGDIQIRGFKLRMPLDILFVFTANPEDYTNRGSIVTPLKDRIESQIITHYPKDVESSLLITEQEANLLPAQEKVVHVPDILKRLIEQVAFEARNSELVDKKSGVSARLTIAAYENLVSAAERRSLINKEKTTMTRISDLHGIIPAITGKIELLYEGEQEGAAQVAYNLLEKAIRNLFAQYFPNPDSFKKRKQPIDPASNPYRPIIQWFDQGNSLQVLQHCSDKQWETNLKKVNGLKELIDARFSAANNNEKLLMMEFVLHGLAAYSLISKKSMDNSTTFSDLLGTIMNFGSDIEEDEDDPYNI
- a CDS encoding Gfo/Idh/MocA family protein — translated: MTGFSRRNFIRSASTILAGTALPGALHAIPRISANDKINVAAIGINGMGWTDLSAMLKHPEAQCVALCDVDKNVLDKRVAELATKGIKVKAYHDYRDLLSNKDIDAVIIGTPDHWHCLQMTDACAAGKSVYVEKPIGNSIVECRTMEAAQQKYNSVVQVGQWQRSQQHFADAIDFVHSGKLGQIRLVKAWAYMGWMKSIPVVADAAAPAGVDYTTWLGPATKRPFNANRFHFNFRWYWDYAGGLMTDWGVHLLDYALYGMKAQFPKSIMAAGGKFAYPDDAAETPDTLTTVYEFDGFNLQWEHATGIDGGPYGRDHGIAFIGNKGTLVLDRGGWEVIPEGNKMEAVPRQKKMDDGVFLHTKNFLDVIKSKNLGQLHAPIQVGAHVAVNAQMGNIAFKTNQKIHWDAANDRFQEQAANEYLAAKYHNGYSIPRIS
- a CDS encoding 3-keto-disaccharide hydrolase; this encodes MRKITFTAALALVTFMVQAQDKPEDTEVWKPVPKVIQPGTSTNTAPSDAIILFDGKNLNHWESEKGGPAQWTISGGAMTVKKGTGVIKSKEKFEDFQLHIEFRTPEKVVGEGQGRGNSGIFMQSYYELQVLDNYNNVTYSNGQAGSFYKQRIPLVNACKKPGEWQTYDVIWTAPRFNEDGSLKSPARATVLQNGVLVQNNVSLDGETLYIGKPSYKAHGAMPFILQDHGNPVSYRNIWVRRL